From one Marmota flaviventris isolate mMarFla1 chromosome 1, mMarFla1.hap1, whole genome shotgun sequence genomic stretch:
- the Lsm8 gene encoding LSM8 homolog, U6 small nuclear RNA associated, whose amino-acid sequence MTSALENYINRTVAVITSDGRMIVGTLKGFDQTINLILDESHERVFSSSQGVEQVVLGLYIVRGDNVAVIGEIDEETDSALDLGNIRAEPLNSVAH is encoded by the exons ATGACGTCTGCCTTGGAGAACTACATCAACC GAACTGTTGCTGTTATTACTTCTGATGGGAGAATGATTGTG ggAACACTGAAAGGTTTTGACCAAACCATTAATTTGATTTTGGATGAAAGCCATGAACGAGTATTTAGCTCTTCACAGGGAGTAGAGCAAGTAGTACTAGGACTATACATTGTAAGAGGTGACAATGT TGCTGTCATTGGAGAAATTGATGAAGAGACAGATTCTGCGCTTGACTTGGGGAATATACGAGCAGAACCTCTAAATTCTGTAGCACACTGA